CTGAAGAGAGAACATTCCCTCATGAAACCTTACCACGGTAAGATGGAGGATGAATTGCGCTTTGAAGCTTGTGATCATATCTTAATCGTGGTATATTTCGTCTAGTTACAGTGAAAAGTAAGGTTATCAAGTCACCTAATAATCACTTTAAGTCTCTTCGAACCCGTAATACACGTATACGTATGTAAAGATCAGTGAGGTCTAGTTTCAATAACGTTAACAAATACAATTTCTTACTTAATGAACGTCCACAATGCAGAcagtcttatttttttttagatctTCGTTACTGTCCTTTACTTTCTGCTGACACCCTCATTCCCACTCTAGGGTGAATGAATAAAGTATAGAGTATAGTGGAGATCGTATTTCCTTGTGCACTTCCTATGCAAATCAGGTGTCATATAACCTGAGAGGGGACTGCCATGGTGAGGCCTGGATGGAAGCAGGATGTCTGAAGCGTCTCTGTTTATCTTCTAGGCGTCGGCAGCTCGTCGTCCAGCCAATGGGATTTCTGGGGCAGCACTTTAGTGACGAGTTCGTACGTGCGGTTGACTCCTGATGACCGAAGCAAGCAGGGCTCCATCTGGAACACTGTGGTGAGAGAATTATAGATCAACCAGCAGCGTATTCACTTTACAAATTCAGCTATTTCATTTGTTGGTCTCATTGAGATGAAACATCTCTTTTTACTTTCAGACCTTGCCAATAAAGCGTTAGCATACAAAACATACAGTAAACAACATACAACGCACCAAAATAGTTTAAAGCGATGTCAATTGTAGAAGTATGCTTAACATTGTGTGTCATTATAATCAGATTTATACAAGCTaggtctatatatatttatgtatatattaattCATCATTCGGTGTATGCCGGTATCAGGAGTGTATTGgctgtttttatgtgttttttttgttgagcAGCAGTGTTGATAAAAACAGGTTTCTCCTCCTGTTTCTAGCCGGTTCATCTGAAGGACTGGGAGATGCATGTACAGTACAAGATCCACGGGTCGGGAAAGAAGAATCTCCATGGTGATGGTATCGCCATCTGGTATACTAAGGAGAGACTGCACCCAGGTATAATTATTAGGACACCTATCCTACCCACTTCTCAATGACATTTATCTGAAATCAATGCAAGCCTCTTTGCATGGAAGTGACTTACAGGATCAAAGAACTTCCCCTAAATCGGGAAATTACTTTAGTAGTGATGCAAATGCGACCATATGTTTTCACCCAGAggaagaaatgtacattttcacaACGCTCATTGACGCAGCTTGACAACTAccatgtatttttgttttaattcaTCATGTTATTTTGTGTGCTCATTGTGGAGGGTGGTTCGGCCTGAAACCTCATCCCCGGCCTCTCAACTAATACTTCTGTGTCTAATAGCTGCCCTCGCTACACTGGGTCTCTTGATTGTTATTTTCCCGAGTTCAATGTTGTTTTGAATCACAGAGGTATGATTCTGGCTCAACATCTCAGCAGCTCTGCTCCAAAAGTCTCTGCTCACTCTCACTCCATCTCTGCCTTCATCCTAGGCCCTGTGTTTGGGAACCAGGACCATTTTGTTGGCCTGGCTATTTTTTTGGATACCTTCCGCAATGACCTCCATGGGATGGATGTAAGTGTGCAGGGGGGTtggcctgacctctgacccctgaccttctcTTTGCAGGCCCCATCTTTTCCCACAATGCAGTGTTCCACGGGCTGGCCGTGTTTATAGACACTTATTCTAATGATGACTCGACAGATGTGAGTTGTCTCTCAATCTGCATTGGGACCTCTTCAGTTGGGGTGTTTTGATGTGGACTCTGATTGGCTACTTTCTTTAGAGAATTGCTTATGATTTGCCACAATTATTCAGGGCGTGGCCATGTGTGTGGTGGACCATATTTTGCACCATATTTTCAAAACTTAGATACAACTCTTTATCCTATAAGAGTATTTGTTGTCCTGTCCTTGGTTGAATGTTTTTTAAACATGAGAAGATACGTCCATTAAAACGCAATTGTGATGCATTCCTCTTCCTGTACCGTTTAGTCTCTTCCATGCAGTAAAACCTATGCACTAACACTTGCTTTGTTGtcttctgtctgtcctctgggGGGCGCCAGCGGACCTTCCCCTACATCTCGGCCATGGTGAGCAACGGTAGCGTGGGCTACGACCACGGCAAAGATGGGCGCTCTGCGGAGCTGGGAGGCTGCCCTGCCGAGATCAGGAACAAAGACCATGAAACCTATCTGGCAATCCGCTACTCCAAGGGCCGGCTCACGGTGAGTCGTCCTCATCACTCTGATCGAGCACCTCCTGAACACACACGGCTTTACATGGATCAGTTGTTTAATCATCAAAATCACTTACAACTGAATCTGAGAACAGTCAGATCAAAAACTGCAGTCCGTACATGCTCCCAATTACAAGAGCCTCAAAACATTAGTGCGTAAAGAAGCGTGTGCCCTCGCTCTTGGGAAACGAAAGATCTTGACGGATGAACAGCCATCACTTCTTTCTTATCAACCAAAGATTTAATTgaagttgtttgttttttctctgATAGAAAATGTACCGTCCAGTTATTGAATGCTGTTGCGATAGCGTCTTCAACAGACCTTTCCAGAACAgctgcagccatcttggttgttggCCCCATATTTGATGATTGATGATGATCAGAGCAAATCTAGAATTAGCTCACATATTCGTCTGGTTTGGAGGCTAGACCAGAGTGACTTTTCGCAATAGGTATCAGAaagatatatattcatataattattttcaataatTGGTGGCAGTGCATAATAGTCTGACGGGTGTTGTTCTGCTGTTCATCACTAGAGCACATATCAACAAAGTACAGTTTGAGTGCGGGGCTCACTTACAGATCCTTAAGAAGGACCTGCACAGAGCAGTGCAGGTCCTTCTTAACTCAACTGGTAGAGAACGGCATGAACACTGTTAGTTGTTAGACTCCCTGATGGCGAATAAAGTTATTGAAAGAAATGTTTGGGTAACATCGTCCCATCGCATGTCATTTATTTGTTACTTTTATTAAGTCTAATTTGAACCCTAAACCCTGTTCTGCTGAGCAGGTCATGGTGGATGTGGAGGATAAGAACGAGTGGAAGGAGTGCATCGACATCGGAGGGGTCAGTCTGCCCACCGGCTATTACTTCGGCGCGTCGGCTGCCACGGGAGACCTGTCCGGTAGGTTCAGAGTACCAGagtgagggatggatggatggatgaataggtACTTTATTCATCTCTGAGGGGAAACAACGAGCTGGCTGTGAATGAGGAGGAAGTTGCCATACTTCAAACAAACTTTAATATTTTATCATGTCCATCATTTAActgcttattatttatttaatttccttTGTATTCCTTCATAGTTGTTTTCCTACatttcccacaatgcacctAAAATCCAGAAGTACCCCCATCAGAGCTTCTCTCTTAAAGGGAATCGTTTACCTTGGTGTTTTCAGACAACCACGACATCATCTCCATGAAGATGTACCAGCTGATGGTGGAGCACACGGCCGAGGAAGAGAGCCAGGACTGGACCAAGATCGAGCCCAGCGTCAGCCTGCTCAAGTCCCCCAAAGGTAGGAGACCGTCTCCACTATCCATCCTCCTTTCCGTCCATCACCTCTCCCTCGTGTGCCTGGTGATCTGACTTACCAGCGCTCGAGCCACGTTGGCAGTACGCCTCGCAGCTACCCGCAGGTTCGAGACCTTAGGTCCTTCTCTTTCAACAAACAAAATATCAACAATTAGGGCTGGGTAAGTTAACGCGTTAACGCAATCTTATTTTAACGCGATTAATTCAAATTGACGCTTTAACACACattctctttattttttactttgattttgaaaggttttgcccacagaatgtcaacaATCATATCAGAAATCATTTCTGTTTTTAGTTCCACTTACTTTACTTTGAATTACACCCAAATCTGTAGTGTTCCCTAAGatcatattcaacccacactgagtgagtcaataaaGCTCGCTCAAGATGACTTTGTCTAGTTTATGCTTATTAAGTACATCtggtatgaatgataatgtgtcattccatttgataatctcatttaacttcaattttttattttttttaagtgattAATCGCAAGTTAACTCGGTATGCGATTAAAACTTTTAATCTTTGCCCAGCCCTAAAAAGAATATTACAATATATTACAACAAATAATAAATGTCCAGCTGATTGATTGAAGGACCTTATTGCGAGGTGAGGTCACTTGTAATTTGCAAATTGCGATAtcttatgttattttcctgtCCCTGTTTCTAACCCTAATCCAATGCAATTACCCTTGACTCACTTGAGATGGTGCTGTTTCTGTGTTATGCTGCAGTGTAGAGATACTCTACTATTTTAAGTGTGAACATTTGGACGTTAACGACTTTCCTTTTTGGAAAATGATCGGAAGCCTTATTCACATCCAATGCCCATTTGATTTAATCTAAAATGCTTCATTAATGAGACTCTATTTTCAAAGTGCCATTTAAATGTTGGATTGTTATCGTTATATTGTCTTATCACAGCATTTGATGAATGCCTCAAGAAAATTTCTCATTTACCATAAAGGACCATTTAACCATCCATGGgggttgtctctctctcgttcataGACAACATCGACGATCCCACCGGAAACTTCCGAGGCACGGCTCTCACAGGCTGGAAAGTCTTCCTGCTTCTTCTGTGCTCCCTGCTGGGAATTGTAGTCTGTGCTGTGGTGGGAGCTGTAGTTTTCCAAAAGAGACAAGAAAGAAACAAGCGATTCTACTAAAGGAGAGCAAGGGGAAGTTCGGGGCCTTTTCAGAGAGGTTTAATTTGTGAATTTGAACTCTTTGCCGACATCAGATTCAACGCTTTTAATGTGATGGTCTTTTGTGAAAATTGTACAAATGTTTATATTGTTGCAGCACTGCGCTGAGAGCAGGTCATGCTCACTTCTGGTCTGAGAGAATGGGAGTCTGTGAGAAGCTTGATTAGATGAACAGTGCTGTCAGCCTCCACATGACCAGTGAAACACCATCTTTTTTTCGGTTTGCATCTTGATTGTTTTTTGGGTTTGGTTTCTCTTATTGGGATGTTGTCTGAAAGCATAAGTCGCTGCCACTTACTGAGtcttttagattttgtttttttaacaaccCGGTTTGGATGCTTTTGATGTGGTTTTGGCACGTGTACTCTCCACCAGCTGAAATCCTGAACCGTAAAAGGAACCTGCACTACCAATAATAACCAAATCATGGTTTTACttgcatttttttgtttttcactatTAATTTCACCCTGAATAATTGGAACGTCAAAATGAAGGGCACTCCTGTCCAAGTGTAAGAAAAACACTCAATAAATTTGTTTATGAAATAGTCTTGATCTTGTCCATATTTTGACATTGTGGAGAGTGTTTCAGACCATGAAAAGACTGTTCTGCGTTAAACACAGCTGCAGATATACTTGTCAAGAGTGTCCGTGCTTTTATCCTTCTCAAAATAATACTTTTTCTATGTAGCCTACAGTGAGTCAGTGAAAAaatgtgtctttttttaatCTGCTTTTACAGAACAATGATTTTGTTCTGATACCAAAGGTAGCCACTATGCGTCTTTTAAGAAAGAGACG
The window above is part of the Gadus macrocephalus chromosome 10, ASM3116895v1 genome. Proteins encoded here:
- the lman2 gene encoding vesicular integral-membrane protein VIP36 isoform X1: MAVETRKTVKSVCSRHYSNKMTNFSTFLRTAMLYLILRTSFVHCDITDGNQEHLKREHSLMKPYHGVGSSSSSQWDFWGSTLVTSSYVRLTPDDRSKQGSIWNTVPVHLKDWEMHVQYKIHGSGKKNLHGDGIAIWYTKERLHPGPVFGNQDHFVGLAIFLDTFRNDLHGMDRTFPYISAMVSNGSVGYDHGKDGRSAELGGCPAEIRNKDHETYLAIRYSKGRLTVMVDVEDKNEWKECIDIGGVSLPTGYYFGASAATGDLSDNHDIISMKMYQLMVEHTAEEESQDWTKIEPSVSLLKSPKDNIDDPTGNFRGTALTGWKVFLLLLCSLLGIVVCAVVGAVVFQKRQERNKRFY
- the lman2 gene encoding vesicular integral-membrane protein VIP36 isoform X2; the protein is MAVETRKTVKSVCSRHYSNKMTNFSTFLRTAMLYLILRTSFVHCDITDGNQEHLKREHSLMKPYHGVGSSSSSQWDFWGSTLVTSSYVRLTPDDRSKQGSIWNTVPVHLKDWEMHVQYKIHGSGKKNLHGDGIAIWYTKERLHPGPIFSHNAVFHGLAVFIDTYSNDDSTDRTFPYISAMVSNGSVGYDHGKDGRSAELGGCPAEIRNKDHETYLAIRYSKGRLTVMVDVEDKNEWKECIDIGGVSLPTGYYFGASAATGDLSDNHDIISMKMYQLMVEHTAEEESQDWTKIEPSVSLLKSPKDNIDDPTGNFRGTALTGWKVFLLLLCSLLGIVVCAVVGAVVFQKRQERNKRFY